TCcatcagtgaacaaagcagagaaaaatccATATCCTCCCCAGTAGAAAAGGGAAGATGGCCTTCCTGTAGCTTAAGGGGACCACAGAAAGCAAGTTCACCAGGACTAGGACCCCCAAGGACCCTGACCAGCTTTACTGGCCAAGTGGGGAAGAGACTGGACCAGGAGGCAAACGCAGACCCACGGAGATGGGGGAAGGGTTACTGATCTCCACTCCCATGAGAAACACCCAACAGCACCAGACAGGAGCTCCCCAAGTGCCAGGGAAAGCAGGTGTGGGAGCCCAGCTTTGTTACATCACATTGGAGCCAAGGACATAGCGTCCATCCAAGGCAGAAGTAGGCTGAAGGACATGGGATGGAAGGCTTCCCCCTGCTGGGCTGGCTCTGGGAAGCGGGGACACGTCAAAGCCCAGGACCCCAGAAAACAACGTCTGTCCCAGTGGCTACCCACAGCAGcaggtggagaggaggaggggaaaggtggCTCCAGGAGGGGCCAAAGTACCACCAACCACAGGcacggggagagggaggaggcttGGGCAGCTGTGGGTGTACTGGGCAAAAGGCCGGCCAGCTGAACTGGCCTCTCCACTGGCCTTGCCTGGAACtggtttggggtggggagtgtTGGCCTGGGTATGGACTCTGCCAGAAAACACAGCCACCATTTGCATTTGTGGGGTGACGGAATCGTTCTAAAACTGGACTGTCGTGAGGGCTGCATGACCCAGgagatttattaaaaatcattaagttGTACACTCGCAGTAGGTTTTTATGGTATGTCAAGTATATCTCAGCAATGCTGTTAAAAAATATCTGCATTTCCTCTCTTTGGTGGTAAATTCTTGGATAGCACAGTGGCATTTTATCTGAAACTGAATTATGAGCCTTTGAAATGgagtaattaaaaaatgtttatgatgTCTCACTTAAtgccccccaattttttttttttttttggttgcaccacatggcgtgtgggatcctagttccccaaccgaccagggatcaaacctgcaccccctgcattggaagcgcagagtcttaaccactggactgccagggaagtccaaggcccaaaattttaaataatgcacatcccaaaatctttttttttttttttttttttttttgtggtatgcgggcctccctctgctgcggcctttcccgttgcggaggacaggctccggacgcgcaggctcagcggccatggctcacgggcccagccgctccgcggcatgtgggatcctcccagaccggggcgcgaacccggttcccctgcatcggcaggcggacgcgcaaccgctgcgccaccagggaagcccacaaaatcTTTTAAATGGGTCAAGAATTTAACATTCTTAAAGCTAACGGTGGGTGAGCTGAACGAATTTTCACTGTTTGTGCTATTGCCACACGGTGGCACCATCCTAGCTGACATACGGAAGCACCTGCTGTGACCCCAGCGTTGCGTGGATCAGACTCCTCCAAGTGGTGAGAGAGAGactttctcccccttccttccttcttttttccatcttttcctttccttctacagtcaccattattaaaatatatagccTCTAACGATATCCTCcgagttttctttctctggaagagCCCAGGCTAGGGACGAAAACGTGCCCCTGGTCAGAAACAAAGGTGGAAAACACCACGAAGACCAGACACCAGCCATGACGCCCTGTGTTCTTAATACAGAAGAGTGCTTGCTGCAAAATGTTCAAAAACTGAAAGCAGCCAGAATGCAAAAATATGCCACAGCAGCTGTAGACTTAGGTGCCCTGGGCTGGTGCTGGCTGAGGGCTGGGAGGACTCCTCGGGGCACCCTCCTGGTGGCCAGAGAAACGTCAGACGTCCGCTCTCCCCTCCCAGTGGCCCCAAACCTCCTAATGGAGGCCAAAGGAGCCCTGCTTCATTCCAACGTACCAGTCGCACAGAGGAGGCTCTGACTGGAAACACAGGGTCACCGGGCTCAGCACCTCCGCCCCAACCTCCGCCAGCCCCGCggtgccctcccaccccaggcgCTGTGCCCGCCCTGGAGGGGTGCCCCGGCTTCCTCCCCTCGCAGCTTCCCACTGGCCCCCAGCCACCTTGCCCTCACCAAGTGGGCCTGCTAGACAGACGCCAGGGACGAGCCCCGGCCCCTCGGGAAGCCCCTCTCACCTCTCCCACTGCGTCTactcccctctgctcccctggCCTGAGGCTCCTCCCCTAGTTCCCAGCCCCTCACACTTGCTAGTTTTCACACAGTCCTACCCGGCCCCACCAGAGGGACCTGGGCCACAGCTCATCTCCCTGGGGCGAAACGCAGGCTCGGTGACACGGAAAAGCTCCAGGGGCAGCCCTACAGGAGCCCCTTCCTCTACAGCCTGCCTTCTTCTGCGGGGGAGAGTGCAAGAgggtgaggcaggaggggagCAGATGTGAAAATCCACCATCCCCACCGTGGACCTGTCTGCTCTTTAGTGGACCTGATGCCCCCTGGCTGGATTCTGCTGTCACTGCTTCCATTAGTATGAGCAGGGGCTTTGGGAGGAAGCAGTGAGACGCTGATGGTAGCAGAGGATGGGGTGGGCGTGGGGCGGTCTGGGAGGAAACGAAATGGGCCTCCTCGCCCTGAAAGGTTTTAATCTCGTCTAGGTTTACACATTGCCCGagccagagcacatgggctcggGGCAGAGTGCAGagggctggggtgcaggggcGGAGGGCGCTGCGGGGCCCAGGTGGGGCTGCTGTAGGAGTCTTAAGGCATGACAGGAGACTGGTGTTTCAGACTCGCTACCCGCGCCGGTGGGgcagcggggagagggaaggggagcgAAGTCCGTGGACATGTGTATCTATGTTTGGGAAACTGTGGGCAGAGCCAAAGCTGGTATAAACCATGAAACCGATTTTGTCAAAGTTTCCGTGGAGCTGGGCCATGGAGACCACACCCCCACCAGTGGCCACACTCCCCTGCTGTTCCAGGCCTGGGGGGAGCCCTGCAGAGACCTCCTCTCAGGCCCTGGCAGACAAATAACCGGGGCCTGCAGCACAGGAGAAGCCCGGGGTGTGGCCCATCTCTGCCAGGAACACCTGCGCGTCCTCAGCAGGGCCCGTTTCCTTAGACGCCAGACGCTGATTCCTGTGCTGCCCGCATCCCATCCGGGGAAGCCACCGCGAGACCCTGGGGGGCCGTGGGGAGGAGACTCGGGGGACTGTCCAGGTGGGCCGAGCTCCATGCACCTGCCAACCATCTTTCCAGGGACAAGAAACACCTGTCGTTTGAACCGCCTGCTCTCACCGAATGCGAGGATCCCCACCCGAGTGACCCTTGGACGAAAACCCCGTAACTGGGCCATCTGAGCCGGGCCCTCCAAACGCTCCCCAGGGGCTGGCTGTCCCGAGGCCACAcaccccccgcctctgcccaCCCCTTGGGACTGCCCAGACCCGGGGGGAACTCGGAGGGCACCAGGTCCAGTCCTGGCCTTTAAGACAGGGAACCTGAGGCCGGTGCCCAGAGGGACCTGCCCCAAGTCCCCGCTGAGTTCGCTCCTGAGCCCCTGCCTGGGGCCAGCCCCGGGCTGGCTGTGGGTCCCAGGGCCGAGTCTGACCCTGCCCGGCCCCCGGGGCTCCCAGCGCCCCAGCCGTGACCCTCTCTGCTCCCGGCACACACTCGCCCAGgggcccctccagccctgcctccagggaagggaagcccccgGCCCAGTcctcagccctcccctcccctcccccctctgaagcccccgctcaccttcCCCACGgccaccccccaccctgcccgGCCTCCGCCTGACCCCCTCCACCCTGGCTCGGGAACATCCCAAGGCAGGTCACCCCCTCGCTCAGGATGGCACTGCTCCGCTGCCCCCAGTCTCCTTCGGGAGGCCCGCCGGGACCGCGGCAGCTACACGGTTCTGCCGACACGCCCAGGACCCCTCCCGAGGGTGGGGAGCCCCCCCACTCTGCCCGGAGCTGCGGTTCCGGGAGGGAAAGACTCGGCCGGGATGGCGGGTTTGGACCGACTCCCGGGCATCCTCTGTGGGCTCCCCACAGGCCGGCGCCGCGGGCCCTGCCGCTTCAGCCCTGATCCGCAGCCGTCGGTGCGGGGGCCGCGGGGGCCACGGGAGGACAGCCCCGCCACCTCTTCAGCTTCCAGACGGGCCGCCGATGGTCCCAGCCCTCCCACACCAGGGCTGCGTGTTTTGGGACCCCGTCCCCTGCGGTGACTGTGAACCTCGCTCAGGTCCCAGTACAGACATGGCCTCGAGACAGGCAGCCCAGACCCGGAGGTCGCCTTCCacacaaaaatctttaataaaaatagCTCTCTGCAGAACCAGTCCTAGACAGCAGGAGCAAACTCAAACCCCTGCCTCCTGGGCAGGAAGAGCAAGGCTAGCCGAGGGGTCTGAActgagggcagggctgccccGAACGCGGAGCTCCTCCGGCTGCCGCGGTGTGTGGGATGTGGGCTCGGGGCCCACACACCTTCTCATTCTTCAAGAGGAGTTACAAACACGTCTGCGTTTTCTAGGAGTGTCACTAACTGGTCGCCCTCCCCACCAAATGACAGGAGGAGGCTATATGTAAGACACTCAAAGGCTGACAGGGAGCAGCGTGTCCTACACACTCAAGACAGAAGTAAGTGGGTTCACACGTCAGCAAAACACCGGGACGAGGTGACACCGGGGCATCCGGCAGGCAAACGGCCCTCGGTCAGCACACAGGCgcgggcaggggagggaggaaggaggagaagcggCAGGCAGCCCGGGCTGCCCACCTCCCACGGCGCTGGGCGGCGGCCCCGGCTCGGCCCTAGTAGCCCAGGAGCCGCCTGGCCTCCTCGCTCTGGGCCTGCAGCGTCTCGCTGGTGTACTTCTGCAGGAGCTCCATCTTCTTCCTCCGCACGAGCGCCTCCTCGATCTGCGGGCGGGAGAGCGGAGGGCTCAGGCCGCAGGCCTCGCAAGGCCAACACGCCGCCTGGGCCCGGCCGGGAGCCCAGCACCCTGCGTCCGAGGGCCCCGATCTCCGCCGGGGGAGCAGGTGAGCGACAGAGGGCTCGACTGCTGCCTCGTCTGGACGCCTCGCCCTAACCTGAGCCCAGGGACCAACGCCCTGTGGAAGGGTGTGAGAGTCGCCCAAAGGGACAGGAAGGACCAAGAAAACCACGCAGCGCCCCGTGGGGCCCCTCAGAGGCCAGGCGGCCCCCAGCCTGTCCTACCTCTTGCTGCGACGGCACCGGGACGTGAGCGATGAACTTCTGCTGCCcgtcctcccctcctttctcctggCTGCCCTCCTCATCAGACTGCAAAAGAGTACAACCAGAGGCCGCGCGGAGGAGACCGTTAGTAAGTGCTGGCACCGCCATAACGTGCACCAGCCTACAgccatttaaaaggaaaaacagcgACGAGGAAGCTCTGTTCTCAGACAGAGAGACACCCAAGACACAGCGTTAAGTACAAGAAGCAACAGAACACTGCGTATTGCGCGACCTCTTGTacgaggaagaaaagagaagccaGTGATCTCAGTGAGAGCCAGTGGACAGAGGACAGGGCTGCGAAAGAGAAGCTGTGTTGAATCTCTGTATACTTTTTGCGCTTTGAGTCTTGTGAAtacattatctatttttttaattgaacttgaAAAAAGCACATATAGAAGAAAGCATCACTCAGAGGCTGCCTGTGAGTCCGCGGAGATTACTCATAACCTAAGGAATGACGTAGCCCTGGAGGCgtgaggagagaggaggcctGTGCAGAGGCAGGTCCACTGCCCGCAGGTCTCTGGGCTGGACCGtgaccccaccccccgccccaggtcACCAGCTGCCAGGAAAGCCCCGGTGGAGGCTCTCAGATGCTGCTGGTAGGAGAAACTGGTCCCAGGGATCTGGGAAAGTCGGGCTGCATCCACCGAGGCGAGCCCACGGGTGGAAGTTCCTTCCACTCCTCAGGGCAGACTCCAACAGGGAAGGCTGTTGTAGCCCAAAGAATCCACACACATGATGAAAGACACAGCGCTGCCCACGCGCGTCACACCACGTCAGGTCCCTCGGTGGACACTGCAGTGTCACTGTGCAAGCCGCTGGGGACACTGGGTGAAGGACCACACAGGACCCTCGGCGGCAGCTGTGCAACTTCCCGTCAATCTTAAGCATTTCAGGATAAACAATTTTTACATCCTCTGATGGCTTTCCATCCCTCTCACGGTAAAGGAAAACGCTTCCCCAGGGGAGCCGGGGCCCTTGCGcggcccacctcccctcccccagcctccactcTGCCCTCCAGCCACCGGCCTGTCCTCCGTCCCCCGCGCTCCCATGGGGTCGTCCGCTCACGCTGTTCCCTGCCGCCTCTTCGCTTGGTTAATTCCCCCTTGTTTCCGGATCTCAGCTGAAGGGTCACGTCCCCAGCAAAGCCTTCACTGGCCCTGCCTTCACCATGTCGCTACCCAGAGCTCCTATCACGGTTGCCGTTTCCCACGGTGTCTGCTGACCGGACTGTCCCCCTGGGCTTCAAGCTACAAGCGAAGCGTGtttgctgtcctgcccctcgAGTGGGCCTCACAGTAGCCACTCATTAAACAAACATCCCCTGAAAGCGCAAATGGATTATTTGCACCCAGAGAAAATCTTCCTAGGGCACGCTGCCATCCTGCTTCAAATGCCTGCCTGAGGGCACGAACCTCAGGATCTGCTAGATCCTGTTCTCTGAGCCTGCTTCCTTGCCACTGACATCATGGCAAGCCATGTGATGTCACACAGGGCCTGACCCTTAGTCCAGGCATGGGTGCTTCCCCTCCCCTTGCTCAGCTGAGCAAAGCAGTTCCATCCTGGACCTGCCCAGGGAGCAAGGCCTGCAGGGGTGCTGGGAGCAAGGGGGCTCTGCCTGAAGGATCACAGCTCCATCCCCAACCGGGACCCCCTTAGGAAGTCCCTTCTCTGCGCTGGGCTGGTTTCCAGCTGTAACAGGGGGTGGTTAAGGCTCCAGAAGAGTGACTGACACTGCCCTTTAAGCAGAAACAACGCGGTCCTGGCTAAAACACACCGGCCTCAGATGTGTTTAGGGGCCCAATTCCAGCGCGTTCAGGAGGGCCTGGCTCTTGAGATACGAGTCATCCCCGGCGTAAAGCAGTTTCCCAGGTGCCCTCACAGCCGTTCCTCTCTGGGACCCTCCCTGTGAACCCAGAAGGTGACCTTCAACCCCACCGTCTAGGAGAGAAGGCCGAAGCCTCAGACGGCGGCAGGGGCAAGAGCCGGGCCTTGACCCTGACCCCTCGTCCGTGCTTCCTGCTACCGCCCCCACATCCTCCACGGCACAGAGAAGGCGGTGAGTGCCAGGGGGTCCCTTGCCGCCCACCCAGTACCTCCTCGTCGGTGACGGCATAGATGttgacctcctcctcctcctcctcctcctcttcctcctcctcctcctcctcctccttctcccctcttgCCAGCCGGgcctctctctctgctttccacTTGTCCACTAATTCAGCTCTGACTGCAGACAAGGGAGAGCAGGCGTTACTCACTCTGGCCTCTAAGAAAGCGTTAAACACCACGCAGGGCGAGGCCAAGGCCTCCCTACTGTAAAGGATCACCTTCATCCTGCCCTGCTGGGCAGGAATCAGACAGGAATCAGACGGGAGGGCAGTCTTTAGGGGATACACCCAGATCCTCCCCAGTTCAGCACCCTGaggttctcaaaaaactaaaactagaactaccatgtgatccagcaattccatccctgggtatatatccgaaaaaaacaaaaacactcattcaaaaagatacatgcaccccaatgttcatagcagtattatttacggttgccaagatatggaagtaaactaagtgcccatcaacgGATGGGTAaataagatgtggtgtatatacacacagacagacagacagtcagacagacatacacacatacacacacacacacacacacacgcacgcatatACATAATGGGatcctactcagccataaaaaagaatgaaataatgccatttgcagcaacatggatggacctacagattatcatactaagtgaagtaagtcagatggagaaagacaaatactgtatgatatcacttatatgtggaatctaaaaaatacaacaaactagtgaatataacaaaaaagaagcagactcagatatagagaacaaaatggttaccagtggagacAAGGAAGGGGGGAGAGGCAATTTagtggtaggggattaagaggtacaaactattaagataaaataagctggggcttccctggtggcgcagtggttgagagtctgcctgccgatgcaggggacacgggttcgagccctggtccgggaagatcacacatgccgtggagcaactaggctcgtgagccacaactactgagcctgcgcgtctggagcctgtgctccgcgacaagagaagccctgacggtgagaggcccgcgcaccgcgatgaagagtggcccccgctcgccgcaacgagagaaagccctcgcccagaaacgaagacccgacacagccaaagataaataaataaataagtaaataaataagatgaaaaaaaaaaagataaaataagctATACAAGGATACattatacaacatggggaatacagccaatagtttataataactGCTGATGgaatatacctttaaaaattgtgactctttatactgtacacctgtaacttacatattattgtacatcaactacttcaattttttaaaaagccctaaaaaaaatagtgttctttataaaagtaaaaataaaaccccattttcaagggagagaaaagaaaccagATGCCAGCAGCAATGAAATGAAATGCCCGCAGACCTACGTTTCTTTTCATATTCCTGTTCCAAAGGCACAATAACACCATCGTCTTCATCTAGGTAACCGTAGTATTCAAAGTCGATCGCCTTCATGAGCTCAGCACGTGTCTTTCTTGGAGGAGGAAGAGCTAAAAGAAAGAATTCACCAGCTTAGCTGAATTCCCCGTCATAATCTCACTCAAGCCTTCTCCTCATACAATGTTACGCAGGCATATAGTAGGTGTGTTCATGAAAGTATCATGAAATAGGCACTTCTCTACACTAGTAATGGGATTATATACGTGGTACCaccctttttaaaatcagtgttgagggcttccctggtggcgcagtggttaagaatccgcctgccaatgcaggggacacgggttcgagccctggtcccggaagatcccacatgccgcggatagcaactaagcccttgcaccacagctactgtgccacaactactgagctcacaagccacaactactaaaagcccgcacgcctagagcccgtgctccgcaacaagagaagccaccacgatgagaagcccgcgcaccgcaacgaagagtagcccctgctcgccgcgactagagagagcccgcgcgcagcaacggagacccagtgcggccaaaaatagataaataaaataaatttaaaataaataaataaaattaaatcagcgTTGAAATCTTTGACCCGATCAGTCCATTTAGAAGGACTCTCTCctaacttaaaaaacagaaacaaagcttTCTGAACAGAGGTGTGCAATCACAGTGCTGTttatacagcagtgaaaaccTGGACACCCCAGGACTACGATCTGCAATTCAACCACggcggaggggagggggccctgcAGCCCCAGTCCTGCTGCTTCAGAGGGTGCTGTAACAACACAGGAAATGCcataatatttactgaaaaaactaAGACTacagataaaacaaaagaaactacaaacaaaaaagataaatgagaaattCCTGAAGAAAGTACTTTCAGACTAAGCATTGCTATTCAGAATATTTAGTAATACTTGAAAGTCAAAAGGGAAATGACAACCCAACAGATCAGTCAAAGACTAAAAGCTGATAATTGAAGGAGAAGAAGCTCTTAATGGGGGAggggaacaaaaaaataaaaataatacactgTTTCAAGCACCAGATCAGCAAAAATGTTATAATTATAAACATCTAGACACAACTAAATACCAAAGGAGGGACGGTCACAGCAAGTAAGGTTAATCCCTGAGACTCTAATCCGTCACATCACTTGGCATTCTAAGGAGAACCATGAGAGGACGTGGACGGACTGCACACACAACCCTGTCCACTGCTCCACCGCGTGGGCTGCCTCCAGGACAGGGCTGAAACCTAGCTGGCTCACAGCACTGCACGCATTCCGGCCACAGGATGGAGCTGTGATCCAACCAAAGCCAACCAGACTCCATTCTGGGAATTCTGCTTGAactgtttgggggaaaaaaatctgttgctGAGAGAGAACAAAATTTAAGTCGATGACGGACAAACAGCTACCACAAGAGGAgactgagacagagaaaaaagcTCACAGGGTGGAAGCCAAAACTGCAAAACGGAGCAATGTGACCTGGAACCGGCCATTCCTGAAGGCAAAACTGTCAGTCATGTGAGCCAATAAATTTATAGACTTTTCTGCCTAAAGTAATTGGGGTTGAGTCGCCTGTCACTTATGCTGATGTAATTTAGTTGATGAAATAAGCATGGAAGTGCATGGAAAAGGCTGGAAGGGAGCATTCCAAACAGATAACAACAGTGACGGGTCACCTCCAGCAGGGCACTGGGATGGGGGTCAAGAGGACTGtgctactatttttattttcttttgccgTGCGGCATTCGGGATATTAGTTTCCCGACCGGGGCttaaacccgtgccccctgtagcggaggcatggagtcttaaccgctggaccgccagggaagtccctatgctaCTATTTCCATCATACGCATTAAGACTAAGTTGCGTActttcttggttaaaaaaaaaaaaacactctgactggaataaataaaaataaatttagaaacaatgtaaaagcaaaaaaaaaagagtaacatacACAGCACACCCTCACTTTAGGAGCCTTAAAAAACTGGAAGGGGATACACCCCAACATGTCAACAACCATCATCTATAAGTTGTGAAAACGTGGGCgtttcttctgattttctgtattttacaaCTTGTCTGTAATAAAATTATACTGCATTCATAATAAACAGCATGATATTTaaactctgaattattttaagtGATGTCAATCACGCATGCAAAACCAGTGTGTGCATAATGAATTTAAGAATGAGCAGGGCTTCACGAAAGCAGAATTGTATTTTcaaacaaacaggaaaagcaACTGGAAGGAAACAAGAGAACGCCAGCAGTGGGAGGAATCCAGGTCTCATCCTTCTCTACTTTCCACACTGCTTTCTGTAAAATGCTTGGACTGCtttttgaaaagtcaaaattGAGATACACAGAAATTCCAGACCAGAGGTTTCCAACTGCATTTTGGAGGCTCCAGGGCTGTGGAGGGAAGCGCAGGAGCGGAGAGGGTACCCGGCTTGGATCCACTCTCCTCCACTTGTGCATTTCAGGGTTCGGCCCAAGGTGTCACGTGTCCTTCAGTTAAGAGTTTTTTCAACTAAGCACGTAACCGAAAATGAAGCTGACTGAACTGCAAACAGGGAGACTCCTCGTTCACACTCAGACGGGTGTGGGCAGAGCCTATAATCTGACACCTGTCAGTTCTAGGTTCCCGTTCTCACCCCAACTGTCTGCCCACCTGAGGACGATAATCCTCTGAGGACACGGGACTGCTGTGCGGCTAAGAAATAGCATAGGAAGAGTGACCTGCAGACGGCATGTCTACTGTTACAAGCAGGACCAAGAATTCCAGGCTAACCCCCCAGCGAACACCAGTTACTTACGTTCTCTCTCAAACAGTTCTCTGACGCCAGGCAAGTCTTTCGCTGCTCCGAAGTACTTGTAACCTCGATTTCCTGGGACTTCTTTCCCTTCATGATCCAGCATTTTAGGGCCAACTTTCTtattgggaaggaaaaagagaaaatggatctGATCCTTAAACCCCGTATTTCCATGTTTGCAAACAGATTTAAGATAATAATGCTAAAGGTACAAAATATTAATGTACACAGAAATATATTTAGGTACTTTTTTTAATCCCTTAAAAATCAACCTAAATACCTAACAGTAAGAGGATGATTTAAGTAAATTATAGCATATTCAGGATGGAATATATCCTATAGCTTAAAAATGATGGTTCATATGGAACTCTTATATTGACTTAGAAAAACAcaatataatgttaagtgaaaaaaaattgcaaaaaaccTAAATGCCAAACAGTAGAAGACAAATGAAATAACCAGAAGATGGAATTCTCTCCactaaaaatgatgatgatgactgcatacagtatgtgaccctggacaaggcTCTGTACTATAAGGGGAAAGGCCATAAAggatgaaaatcaataaaacagccAAATGAGTCTATCAAAGTCAAATGTCTTAAGCTCTACCATGGTTATATAAGAAAACAttcttattcttaggaaatacacacaaaAGTATTTCTTAGGAAATAACCCCTTAAGTATTAAGGGGTAAAGGAACATGATGTATTTAAGCCTCAAACGgttcagagaaaataaatctcaaggtacacacagaaaatgataaagcaaatacagCAAAACGGTAAAAACTGGTAAATCTGTATAAAGGGTACATAGGATTTCTCTATACAATTTGTGGAA
The nucleotide sequence above comes from Physeter macrocephalus isolate SW-GA unplaced genomic scaffold, ASM283717v5 random_761, whole genome shotgun sequence. Encoded proteins:
- the ISY1 gene encoding pre-mRNA-splicing factor ISY1 homolog isoform X3; protein product: MFLANCHQHAFIFARNAEKAMTALARFRQAQLEEGKVKERRPFLASECTELPKAEKWRRQIIGEISKKVAQIQNAGLGEFRIRDLNDEINKLLREKGHWEARIKELGGPDYGKVGPKMLDHEGKEVPGNRGYKYFGAAKDLPGVRELFERELRAELVDKWKAEREARLARGEKEEEEEEEEEEEEEEEEVNIYAVTDEESDEEGSQEKGGEDGQQKFIAHVPVPSQQEIEEALVRRKKMELLQKYTSETLQAQSEEARRLLGY
- the ISY1 gene encoding pre-mRNA-splicing factor ISY1 homolog isoform X2 encodes the protein MTALARFRQAQLEEGKVKERRPFLASECTELPKAEKWRRQIIGEISKKVAQIQNAGLGEFRIRDLNDEINKLLREKGHWEARIKELGGPDYGKVGPKMLDHEGKEVPGNRGYKYFGAAKDLPGVRELFEREPLPPPRKTRAELMKAIDFEYYGYLDEDDGVIVPLEQEYEKKLRAELVDKWKAEREARLARGEKEEEEEEEEEEEEEEEEVNIYAVTDEESDEEGSQEKGGEDGQQKFIAHVPVPSQQEIEEALVRRKKMELLQKYTSETLQAQSEEARRLLGY
- the ISY1 gene encoding pre-mRNA-splicing factor ISY1 homolog isoform X1, whose protein sequence is MFLANCHQHAFIFARNAEKAMTALARFRQAQLEEGKVKERRPFLASECTELPKAEKWRRQIIGEISKKVAQIQNAGLGEFRIRDLNDEINKLLREKGHWEARIKELGGPDYGKVGPKMLDHEGKEVPGNRGYKYFGAAKDLPGVRELFEREPLPPPRKTRAELMKAIDFEYYGYLDEDDGVIVPLEQEYEKKLRAELVDKWKAEREARLARGEKEEEEEEEEEEEEEEEEVNIYAVTDEESDEEGSQEKGGEDGQQKFIAHVPVPSQQEIEEALVRRKKMELLQKYTSETLQAQSEEARRLLGY
- the ISY1 gene encoding pre-mRNA-splicing factor ISY1 homolog isoform X4, whose translation is MARNAEKAMTALARFRQAQLEEGKVKERRPFLASECTELPKAEKWRRQIIGEISKKVAQIQNAGLGEFRIRDLNDEINKLLREKGHWEARIKELGGPDYGKVGPKMLDHEGKEVPGNRGYKYFGAAKDLPGVRELFEREPLPPPRKTRAELMKAIDFEYYGYLDEDDGVIVPLEQEYEKKLRAELVDKWKAEREARLARGEKEEEEEEEEEEEEEEEEVNIYAVTDEESDEEGSQEKGGEDGQQKFIAHVPVPSQQEIEEALVRRKKMELLQKYTSETLQAQSEEARRLLGY